Proteins from a genomic interval of Desulfovibrio piger:
- a CDS encoding F0F1 ATP synthase subunit epsilon, translating into MSMLQLEVVTPDKTVVSAQVDMAVCPGVMGEFGVLPHHVSLLSALKIGNLRYTEGGKQHNVFISGGFADVNNKVLTVLAESAELAEDIDTARAQAAKERAEKRLASQADNVDHARAEAALQRAVERLHVAQLR; encoded by the coding sequence ATGAGCATGCTGCAACTGGAAGTGGTGACACCTGACAAGACCGTTGTCAGCGCTCAGGTGGATATGGCCGTGTGCCCCGGCGTCATGGGTGAGTTTGGCGTGCTGCCGCATCACGTCTCCCTGCTCTCTGCCCTCAAGATTGGCAATCTGCGCTATACTGAAGGCGGCAAGCAGCACAACGTGTTCATCTCCGGCGGCTTTGCCGATGTGAACAACAAGGTCCTGACCGTGCTGGCGGAATCGGCCGAACTGGCCGAAGACATCGACACCGCCCGCGCCCAGGCCGCCAAGGAGCGCGCCGAAAAGCGCCTGGCCAGCCAGGCCGATAATGTGGACCATGCCAGAGCGGAAGCCGCTCTGCAGCGCGCCGTCGAGCGCCTGCATGTGGCCCAGTTGCGCTAG
- a CDS encoding helix-turn-helix transcriptional regulator, translated as MDKKTLLENLCRIADGLVAFWGRDYEIAIHDLSRLESSLAHIAGEVTKRAPGAPATDFLINHLSRYGADAPDVRPYRAQGRHGEPLRGSLVYIKDDKGVPVFAMCINQNISRQMAAIAALEDQIRTAPAEDSRNDGTQETFAATSEETMEAIVRKVLQQFGKLPTELDREERIALIAQFDQHGAFRFKGMVEHIASIMGISKYTLYSYRKACRQGPANGPQDPELPS; from the coding sequence ATGGACAAGAAAACTCTTCTGGAAAATTTGTGCAGGATCGCCGACGGGCTGGTCGCTTTTTGGGGGCGTGACTACGAGATCGCCATCCACGACCTCAGCCGTCTCGAATCCTCCCTGGCCCATATCGCCGGCGAAGTGACCAAAAGAGCCCCCGGAGCTCCGGCAACCGATTTCCTCATCAACCACCTGAGCCGCTATGGCGCCGATGCACCGGACGTGCGCCCCTACCGCGCCCAGGGCCGCCATGGCGAACCCCTGCGCGGATCACTGGTCTACATCAAGGACGACAAGGGCGTGCCTGTCTTCGCCATGTGCATCAACCAGAACATCTCCCGCCAGATGGCCGCCATCGCCGCCCTGGAAGACCAGATACGCACGGCCCCCGCCGAAGACAGCCGCAATGACGGTACCCAGGAGACCTTTGCCGCCACCTCGGAAGAGACCATGGAAGCCATCGTCCGCAAGGTACTGCAGCAATTCGGCAAGCTTCCCACAGAGCTGGACAGGGAAGAACGCATCGCCCTGATAGCCCAGTTCGACCAGCACGGAGCCTTCCGCTTCAAGGGCATGGTCGAACATATCGCCTCCATCATGGGCATCTCCAAATATACGCTCTACAGCTATCGCAAAGCGTGCCGCCAGGGCCCGGCCAACGGCCCGCAAGATCCGGAATTGCCTTCATAA
- the atpD gene encoding F0F1 ATP synthase subunit beta, translating to MSKNIGKIVQVIGAVVDVEFSDGHLPDILTALEIKNPNNSDAPDLVCEVAQHLGDNVVRTIAMDATEGLVRGMEVVDTGNPIMVPVGKAAVGRILNVIGRPVDEMGPVNAEKYYPIHRPAPEFTEQNTKVELLETGIKVVDLLVPFPKGGKMGLFGGAGVGKTVILMEMINNIAKQHGGSSVFAGVGERTREGNDLYNELKEAGVLERATLVYGQMNEPPGARARVALTALACAEYFRDEENQDVLLFIDNIFRFTQAGSEVSALLGRMPSAVGYQPTLGTDLGALQERITSTNKGSITSVQAVYVPADDLTDPAPATTFSHLDGTLVLSRQIAELGIYPAVDPLDSTSRILDPNVVGEEHYSVARQVQMVLQKYKELQDIIAILGMDELSDEDKLTVARARRIQRFLSQPFHVAETFTGTPGQYVKLEDTIKGFKGILEGQYDHLAESDFYMLGSIDQAVAKYEARIQQEAK from the coding sequence GAAGTGGCCCAGCACCTCGGTGACAACGTGGTGCGTACCATCGCCATGGACGCCACCGAAGGTCTGGTGCGCGGCATGGAAGTTGTGGATACGGGCAACCCCATCATGGTGCCCGTGGGCAAGGCGGCTGTGGGACGTATCCTCAACGTTATCGGCCGTCCCGTGGACGAAATGGGTCCGGTCAACGCTGAGAAGTACTACCCCATCCACCGTCCCGCCCCCGAGTTCACCGAGCAGAACACCAAGGTGGAACTGCTTGAAACCGGCATCAAGGTCGTGGACCTGCTCGTGCCCTTCCCCAAGGGCGGCAAGATGGGTCTGTTCGGCGGCGCCGGCGTGGGCAAGACCGTTATCCTGATGGAAATGATCAACAACATTGCCAAGCAGCACGGCGGCTCTTCGGTGTTCGCCGGCGTGGGTGAACGTACCCGTGAAGGCAATGACCTGTATAACGAACTGAAAGAAGCCGGTGTTCTGGAGCGCGCCACGCTGGTTTACGGCCAGATGAACGAGCCTCCGGGAGCCCGTGCCCGCGTGGCCCTGACCGCCCTTGCCTGCGCCGAATACTTCCGCGACGAAGAAAACCAGGACGTGTTGCTCTTCATCGACAACATCTTCCGCTTCACGCAGGCCGGTTCGGAAGTGTCCGCTCTGCTGGGCCGCATGCCCTCGGCCGTGGGTTACCAGCCCACCCTGGGTACTGACCTGGGTGCCCTGCAGGAACGCATCACCTCCACCAACAAGGGTTCGATCACCTCCGTGCAGGCCGTTTACGTGCCCGCTGACGACTTGACCGACCCCGCCCCGGCTACCACGTTCTCGCATCTGGACGGTACGCTCGTGCTTTCCCGTCAGATCGCCGAACTGGGTATCTACCCCGCCGTGGACCCGCTGGACTCCACCTCCCGCATCCTCGACCCCAACGTCGTGGGCGAAGAGCACTACAGCGTGGCCCGTCAGGTGCAGATGGTGCTGCAGAAGTACAAGGAACTGCAGGATATCATCGCCATTCTGGGTATGGACGAACTGTCTGACGAAGACAAGCTCACCGTTGCCCGTGCGCGTCGTATCCAGCGCTTCCTGTCCCAGCCCTTCCACGTGGCCGAAACCTTCACCGGTACCCCCGGCCAGTATGTGAAGCTGGAAGACACCATCAAGGGCTTCAAGGGCATCCTGGAAGGCCAGTACGACCACCTTGCCGAATCCGACTTCTACATGCTGGGCAGCATCGACCAGGCCGTGGCCAAGTACGAAGCCCGCATCCAGCAGGAAGCTAAGTAA